One genomic window of Biomphalaria glabrata chromosome 9, xgBioGlab47.1, whole genome shotgun sequence includes the following:
- the LOC106056739 gene encoding coiled-coil-helix-coiled-coil-helix domain-containing protein 5-like: MEYSMRLVEKHCSKYLMMFGECIQLHPHTWQIDCDLERRKLAKCAETNPEIVHIKQVCGKQFHVYETCMTEFQSEPEKCTDFFNVFSSCAQDALKTYGLSASNTIPNVDSNSE; the protein is encoded by the exons AT GGAGTACTCGATGAGATTAGTGGAGAAACATTGTTCCAAATATCTTATGATGTTTGGTGAATGTATTCAGCTGCATCCACACACCTGGCAGATAGACTGTGATTTGGAACGAAGGAAGTTAGCGAAATGTGCTGAAACCAA TCCTGAAATAGTTCACATCAAACAAGTGTGTGGGAAACAGTTTCATGTGTATGAAACTTGTATGACAGAGTTCCAGTCAGAGCCAGAAAAATGTACAGACTTTTTCAATGTCTTCTCTTCTTGTGCTCAGGATGCCTTAAAGACATATGGACTGTCTGCTAGTAATACAA